In the Prochlorococcus marinus str. MIT 9312 genome, AATTATTCCAAGAAGACCAAGAGCGAAATCTCTAAATTTAACATTATTCAAACCATAAAAATAATTAAGAATACTGAATGGAAATATTGGCGATAATCTCGCTAAAAAAATTAATTTAAGTCCACCTTTTTCTACTAGTTTTTCAATAATACTTAATTTTGGATAACGGCTAAAAAGGTTTTTTAGCTTTTTGGCAAAAAAACTTTTTGATACAAAAAATGAAACTGATGCTCCTATAGAAGCGGAAATGAAAACGATAAGTGATCCTAAATATGAGCCATATAAAAAACCGGATAATAAAGATAACCAAGAAGCTGGAAGTATTAATAAAACAATTAAAATATAAATGCAAACAAATGAAAAGACGCCAATTCCAGTATTAAAAAAATAAGACAAGTTGTAAATATTTTCTAGGAAGATATTCATTCTCAATTCAAAAGTTCGAGTTTTTTAGTAATTCTCTCCATTTGTACCGAACCCTCATTTAATTTAAATCTGCATTCATCAACAATATCTTTTGGAGCCTTATCAACGAAATTTTTATTAGATAATCTCTTATTTAAATTTTCCAATTCAATAGTCACCTTTTTTAAATCCTTGGTTAACCTTTCCTTTAATGCATCTATATTTACAAAATCCTGAAAAGGTAAGTAAACCTCTAAATCACTAATTATCCCAGAAAAAGATTTAGCAAACTCTTTTTTATCAACAGCATTAGTTTTAAAAATAAATACTTCAGAAGATTTAGTTAAGGTTTGAATATCATCAACTAGAATTTTCAAAAAATCAATCAATTCATCATTATCTGAAATTAAGTAAACAGGAACTTTTTCTGATGGCTTTAGGCCTAATTCAGCTCTCAAATTTCTAATTAATCTAATAATTTCAAAAAGTTGCTGAAAGGAATTATCAAGCTTATTATCAACAAATTTATTTTCTTGCGTTGGCCATCTTTGAAGAGATAATAATGATTGATCTGGTTTTAGTTGGAGTGCGTGCCAGAGTTCTTCAGTAATGTGCGGCATAAAAGGATGAATCATCACCAAAATATCATTGAGCACTTTTATTAAAACTTTTTCAGATAATTGTCTATTTTTAATCTCTTTATTATTAAACCTTTGCTTAGCAAATTCTACATACCAGTCACAAAAATCATTCCATGTAAATTCATATAATAGTTTCGCAGATTCTCCCAATTTATACTCTTTCAACAAAGCAGCAACCTTTATATTTACCTGATTCAATTTCGATAAAATCCACTTATCACATAACTCTAAAGAATCTTCATCACTCTCATTAAGCGAATAATTATTGTTGGAAGTTTTATTAATTAATACAAATTTAGTTGCATTCCATAATTTATTCGCAAAATTTCTTGAAGCTTCAACAGTTGAAGATGTATCTTTTTTCCTATCAAAATCAAGCCGGATATCTTGTCCAGCGCCTGCAACTTCACGAATTAAAGCAAATCGCAAAGCATCAGAACCATATTTCTCAATTAAAAGTATTGGGTCAATACCATTACCTGAACTTTTACTCATTTTTTTATTATTTTCATCTCGGACTAGACCATGAATATACACATCCCTAAAAGGAATATTATTCGTGAAAGTATTCCCCATCATTGTCATTCTCGCAACCCAGAAGAAAATAATATCGAAACCAGTAACAAGAACACTATTTGGATACCATTTTTTAAAATCCGGATCATTTGTATTTGGCCAACCAAGGGTTGAGAAAGGCCATAAACCACTTGAAAACCAAGTATCCAAAACATCTTTATCACGAACCAATTTAATATTTAATCCAAATTTTTTATTAGCTTTGATTAAGGCATCCTCCTCATTGCTTGCAACGACATATGGAGTATTTTGTTCTATTGAGTCTTGAGATTCATCTAAAACGTACCATACTGGTATTTGATGCCCCCACCATAATTGCCTACTGATACACCAATCATTAATATTCTCTAACCAATCCTTATAAACTTTCTCCCAGCGTGGAGGAATAAACGATGGTTTTTTAGAATCAATTTCATTAAGACATCCTTGTGATATTTCATCCATTTTCAAAAACCATTGTGTTGACAATAAAGGTTCGATTGGCACCTTACCTCTATCAGAAAAAGGAACAGTATGTTTATAATCCTCTATCTTTGTCAAAAGGCCTAAGTTATCCAATTCTTTGATAATTTTCTTTCTAGCCTCATATCTATCTAAATGTTCAAATTTACCTGCATTACTATTTAAAGTTCCATCTTTATTCATTACATTAATCTGTTTTAAATTATGCCTTTTTCCTATGGCAAAATCATTGGGATCGTGGGCTGGAGTCACCTTGACACATCCTGTACCAAAATCTTTATCAACATGTGAATCAGCAATAATAGGTATTGCTCTATCAACGAAAGGGACTTTTACTTTGACACCAATAAATTCTTTATATCTATCATCATCAGGATTAACTGCCAAAGCAGTATCACCTAAAAGAGTTTCTGGTCTTGTTGTTGCTACCTCTAAGTACTTATCTAACTGTTCACCACTTTCAGAAATTAAAGGGTATTTAAAATGCCATAAATGACCCTTTACTTCTTGCATTTCAACTTCAAGATCACTTACGGCAGATTGAGATTCAGGACACCAATTAACTAAATATTCACCACTATAAATCAAATTCTTTTTGTAAAGAATATTAAAAGCCTCAACAACTGCCTCATTTAATTTTTGATCCAGAGTAAATCTTTCTCTAGTCCAGTCAACTGAATATCCTATCCTTTTTAATTGAGAAACTATTCTGCCACCACTTTGTTCTTTCCAGTTCCATGCTCTTTTAAGAAATTCATCTCTTCCAATATCATCGCTTGTTTTGCCTTCACTTTTTAATTGTTTTTCAAGAATAGTTTGAACAGCTATTGAAGCATGATCAGTTCCTGGTAAACACAAAACATTCTTCCCTAAAAGTCTTTGAAAACGCACTACAACATCTATCAAAGCTGTATTGAATGCATGTCCCATATGCAAAGATCCAGTTACATTTGGTGGCGGAATAACAATACAAAAAGGCTCACCATCATCCTCCGGGTTAGGACTAAACGCCTTTAAACTTTCCCATTTTTCTTGCCACTTTTTCTCTACTTCAAAAGGTGAATAATTCTCTAAAGATAATTGATCATTCATCTCTGTCATATGCAAATTTTATTTCAAGAACTTTTTTTTTATTTTATCTTGGTAGAAGCCAATTAATGAAAATAATATTAGTTTGCAAAAAAAGACACATTCATTCTACAAAAGTTTGAAGCCAGAACCGCAGGAACAACGTTTTGCATTTTTTGGTGTTGAAATAAGAAATCCACCACCGCTTAAATCACCGTAATAATCTAATTTTAAATCTTTCAGTAAATTACACTTTTTTACATCTGCATATAAAGTTACTCCTTCTGTTCTTGAGATAGGAGATCCATTACATGTACCTGGCCTTAATTTAATATGCATCCATCCTTCAGAACAATTTTTATCCTCAACCAAATCAATTGACATTTCTCCAGGAGAACCTCCAAAAGAAGATTGCCTAGATAGTTCTGAAGCAGCGCTTTGACTGATTGAAAGATTGACGATCTCAGTCATTAGAAAATTAATAAATGGGCGATCCAGGGTTCGAACCAGGGACATCCTGCTTGTAAGGCAGGCGCTCTACCGCTGAGCTAATCGCCCTCATAATAAACTATTCTAATGGATGAAGTTGAAATATTTATACTAAGTATTTAAATATTTCATGATTGAGGCAAAATTAACTTAATAAAATATATACTATGTGCTCAAACGATAGATATAACTTGAAAAAAAATTCCAATTTAGAGACTATAGAGAGCTTTAAAATTTTAATATCTAATATCAAATCTTTAAAAGATAAAGCTTGGGGATGCCCATGGCAGAAAATACAGTCTCATAAATCGTTAATCCCATTTTTACATGAGGAAAGTAGTGAATTTATAGATGCAATATATGAAAAAAAGGCAGATAAAATTTGTGAAGAGTTAGGAGATCTTTTATTACAAGTAATGCTGCATGCTGAAATCGGCTACGAAAACAAAGAATTTGAACTAAATGATGTTATAAAAAATTTAAACAAGAAAATTATTAATAGACATCCATATATTTTCAACAAAAAAGAAAAAGTATCTTTAGAAAAATCGCAACAGATTTGGGAAAATATTAAAAATTCAGAAAAAGAAGCACCTCATATTGAATCATCAATTAGTAAAAATTTGAAAGTCAAAAATTTACCTCCAACGGTTGGAACAGACAAAATCACAAATTATGTTAAAGAATATGGTTTTAAATGGGAGAGTACCGATCAAATTTTTGAAAAGTTAGAAGAAGAGATTAATGAATTAAAGGAAGCAATTAATAGTAAAAATGATTCAGAAATAAAAAATGAATTTGGGGATATTTACTTTACTCTTCTAAATCTCTCAAACTTTTTAAAAATAAATCCTGAATCAGCTCTTCAAAAAACTAATAAAAAATTTTTAGAAAGATTTTCAATCATTGAACATCATGCAGGAGATAATATTAAGAAACAAACTCCTAAAGATTTTCAACGGCTTTGGCAAATAGCCAAGCAAAAACTTAAAAGAAAGAATTCTTAAAAAGCAAATGACTCATATTTCAACATGGATAGATGAATATCATAAAGGCTCAAGATTCGGCCTAAATGGAGAAATTTTAATTAAACAAAACTCAAAATATCAAGAAATTATTGTTATTGAAAATGAATATTATGGCAGAGCTTTAATGCTAGATGGGTGTTGGATGACATCATTAAAAGACGAAAAATATTATCATGAGTGTCTTGTGCATCCAGCATTAAGTAGCATTGACGAAAAATCTAATGTACTAATTATTGGTGGAGGAGACGGTGGTACTGCAAGAGAATGCGTTAAATACCCTCAAATATCAAAAATTGATCTAGTAGAGATTGATGAAGAAGTAATCAAAATATCTAAAAAATTTTTAAAAGAAATTGGAGGCGAAGCATGGAGTGACAAAAGATTAAAAATTCATATTGATGATGGTGTTCAATGGGTAAAAAAAACAAGAGATAATTTTTACGACGTTATATTTATAGATTGTTCAGATCCCTCAGAATTATCAAATTTATTATTTTCAGATTCGTTTTATAGAGAATGCAAAAGAATTCTTACAAAAAATGGTATCTTAGCAACGCAAAGCGAATCACCTGAGTCCTTCAAAAATATTCACATAAGTATTTTGAAAACCCTGAAAAAATTCTTTAGAGTCTCTGAAACTATGTATTCTTTTGTGCCTATATATCCAAGCGGTATTTGGAGTTGGACATTCGCTTCTGAAGAAGTTCTACATTTATCAAAGCGAAATTGCAATGAAGCCCTGAGAATAGAAAAAAGTTGTGAAATTTGGAATTTAAATTTTCAAAATGCAGCATTCAAAATGATGCCAAATAAAATTGTAAAAGAACTAAATTCATAGAATGATAAAAAATTTATTTGATAACGAAAATGCGATTTTTATGGGAGCAAAAAGAAGCCCTAATGATTGCGTAATTGGTATCTTTGGAGTCAATTATGATGGGACATGTTCGTTCAAACCAGGAGCTAGATTTGGTCCAGAAGCGATAAGACAAGTCAGTTCTTGTTTAGAAACATATTGTCCAAAACTCAATAAAGACTTAGAGGATATTATGTATGTTGATTTTGGGTCAATACTAATTGATAAAAATGACTCAAAGTCCGTTATTGAATCAGTCAAATTAGCAACAAATTTTTTAATTAATAAACGCCTTAGTCCTATTATGCTTGGAGGCGAACACTCTATTACAACGGGTGCTATTGAAGCATTAGTAAAAAAATATCCAGATTTGATATTGGTTCAACTTGATGCTCATGCAGATTTAAGAGAATCATATATAGGAAATCAATATAGTCATGCTTGTGCCATGAAAAGATGCTTAGAGGTGCTTCCTGAAAAGAAAATTTTGCAAGTAGGAATAAGAAGTGGGACTAAAGAAGAATTTCAAATTATGCATAACAACAATCAATTAGTTAACTTTTATCCAGGCGGAAATGCACAAGAGTTAAAAAAAGCTCTTCTACCATACTCTAAGTCTCCAATCTATTTAACAATAGATTTAGATTGGTTTGATCCCAGTTTATTAGCAGGGACGGGAACTCCAGAACCGGGAGGATTTTTTTGGAATGATTTTGAGGAAATCCTGAAAACTTTAAAAGACTTTAGAATTGTGGCTTCAGATATTGTGGAATTATCTCCAGAAATTGATAAAAGCGGAGTTAGTAGCATAGTTGCAGCCAAAGTACTTAGAAGCTTAATTTTGTCATTAGAAAATATGCAATAAAAAATTTCTAAACTAAAGTGTAAAAATACTAAATTAAAATTAAATATTTCATGGATTTGCTTAAAAGTCCTTTATATGCAAAATATGTTCAATCCAATGCAAAATTAGTGGATTTTGCAGGTTGGGAAATGCCCATATCATTTTCAGGATTAATCAAAGAGCATGAATCAGTTAGGTCTTCAGTAGGATTGTTTGATATTTCTCACATGGGTGTAATCTCTATTAAGGGAATCAATCCAAAGGATTATATTCAAAAATTTTTTCCTACTAATTTATACTCCTTTTCTGAAGGTCAGGGGCTTTATACAGTAATGCTCAATGAAAAAGGAGGAATAATAGATGACTTAATAATTTATGACCTTGGTATACAAGACAATGACATATCAGAAGTATTGTTAATAGTTAACGCAAGTAGATATGAAGTAGATTTTCAATGGATAAAAAACAATTCAAATAAATATGAAATTTCGATAACAAACTTTAAAAAAGACAAAGTACTTTTAGCACTACAGGGGAAAAACTCATTCGATTTATTTGAACAATGGATTGAATCATCGATCTCACATATCCCTAACTTTGGATGCGAATATAAAATTTTCGAACATATTTCTCCTAAAGAAAAAATCTTCGTTTCCAAGACAGGATATACAGGGGAAAATGGTCTAGAAATACTTTTATCTAAAAAAGCAGCAATTAATTTATGGGATTTCTCAATTTCCAAAAATGTTGCGCCTTGTGGTTTAGGAGCTAGAGATACTCTTAGACTTGAAGCAGGCATGCATCTTTATGGCCAAGACATTAATGAAGAAACTTCTCCATATGAAGCAGGGTTAGGCTGGCTAGTACATCTAGAAAATAATCACGAATTCTTTGGAAGAAGATTTCTTGAAGAGCAGTCAAGATTAGGTATTCAAAAAAAGTTAGTTGGTCTCTTTATAGAAGGTAAAGCAATAGGAAGAAAAGGTTGCATAGTACTTAAAGGTGAAGAAAATATTGGAACTATCACTAGCGGCAGTTGGTCTCCAACTAAACAACAAGCTATAGCTTTTGCATACATCAATACTTCGCATGCCTTAATAAATAATGAAGTTCAAATACTAATAAGAGGCAAAAAATTCAAAGGTTGCATAACAAAAAGATCGTTTTATAAAAAGAATTATTAACTAAATTTACCCTTAAAGAATTATTATAAGTTATTGATCAATAAATCATACTTAGATGAGAAACAAAATTTGTGATGAACTCAATAATACAGATATTGGTAAATTAGTTAATCTATGTGGATGGGTAGATAGAAGAAGGGATCATGGTGGTGTAATTTTTATTGATTTAAGAGACCATAGTGGATTCTTACAAATAACAATTAACCCCGATGATGGAGCAAATCTATTTAAACAGGCAGAAACTCTAAGAAATGAGACGGTAATAATGGTTAGCGGAATTATTAATGAAAGGCCCAAAGATTCAATAAATAAAAATTTAAGTACTGGAAAGTTAGAGCTTAAGGTTAAAGATTTGCAAATTCTCAACCAAATCAAAAACAACTTACCTTTTCCAGTTTCTATACATGATTATGAAAATACAAAAGAGGAACTTAGATTAAAATATAGATACCTTGATTTAAGAAGGGGAAAATTACTAAAAAATTTAAAAACAAGGCATAAGATTATTAAAGTTGCAAGAGAATTTCTTGATAATTTTGGATTTACAGAAGTAGAGACTCCATTACTAACAAAATCAACGCCAGAAGGCGCTCGCGATTTTCTTATTCCTTCACGTCTTTCGAATGGAGAATTTTTTGCTCTACCTCAATCCCCACAACTATTTAAACAACTTTTAATGGTTGGAGGCTTGGACAAGTATTATCAAATTGCAAAATGTTTCCGTGATGAAGACTTAAGGGCAGATAGACAGCCGGAGTTTACTCAATTAGATATTGAGATGAGCTTTATTAGTGAAGAAGAAATAATTTCTTTTAATGAAAGTCTTATAAAAAAAATATGGAAAGAAGTGTTAAATATTAATTTTGACAATGCTTTTCCAAGAATGAAATGGCAAGCAGCAATGGATAATTACGGCACTGATAGACCAGATACTAGATATCAAATGTTACTAAAAGATTTAGGAGAAGTATTAGGTGATATTGGCTTTAATATTTTCACCAAGGCAATTAAGTCTGGAGGTTCCATAAAATCCATAACAGTCAAAGGAGGTAATTCAAGTATTAGCAACGTAAGAATCAAACCAGGAGGTGATATCTTCCAAGTAGCTCAAGATGCAGGAGCTGGTGGTTTGGCCTTTATAAGGGTTAAAGGAGATGAGCTTGAGACTATTGGGGCAATTAAAAATAATTTAAGTGAAGAGCATATATCTGATATTTTAAGAATCACAGAAGCAGAAGATGGAGACTTAATCCTCTTGGGAGCTGGAGATAAACAAATTGTCAACCAGTCATTAGATAGAGTGAGGCAATACATCGCAAAAGACTTAAATCTCATAGATACAAGTAAATGGAATTTCTTATGGGTAACTGATTTCCCGCTGTTTGAAAGAAATGAAGAGGAAAATAGATATGAAGCTTTACATCATCCTTTTTGTTCTCCAAAAAATATAAAGTCTAAAGATTCTGAAAACTTGAAAAAAGCAATTGAGAACTCTATAGCCAATGCTTATGACTTAGTTCTTAATGGATTGGAGTTAGGAGGTGGCTCTTTACGTATTCATGAAGCGAACTTGCAACGAGAGGTTCTGAAAACCGTAGGACTTACTGATAAAGAGATTGATGAAAAATTTGGATTTTTAATAGAAGCCTTAGAAATGGGTGCTCCTCCTCATGGTGGAATAGCGTTTGGATTAGATCGTATTACCATGCTGATCATTGGTGCAGATTCAATCAGAGAAACCATTGCTTTTCCAAAAAATCAACAAGCAAAATGTCTTCTCACAAATGCACCTTCAAATGTCTCTGAATCACAATTAAAAGAATTGGATATTGAAATAACAATTGATGAATAAGAATATATATGGATGTTCTAAAAGTTTTTTGTTTAAATAAAATATAAGGAGGCTGTGCTTAATTAAAAATATTTAATGTCAAAATTTGTTTTTGTCACCGGAGGAGTAGTTTCTAGCATTGGTAAAGGAATTGTAGCTGCAAGCTTAGGGAGATTATTAAAGTCTAGAGGATATAGTGTTTCAATATTAAAACTAGATCCATACCTAAATGTTGATCCAGGCACAATGAGCCCTTTCCAACATGGAGAAGTATTTGTAACCGAAGATGGGGCTGAAACAGATTTAGATTTAGGTCACTATGAAAGATTTACTGATACTGCAATGACTAGGTTAAATAGTGTGACTACGGGATCTATCTATCAAGCAGTTATTAATAAAGAAAGAAGAGGTAGTTATAACGGTGGAACTGTGCAAGTAATTCCTCACATAACGAGAGAAATAAGAGAAAGAATTCATAGAGTAGCCTCCAACAGCAATGCGGATATTATTATTACTGAAATTGGTGGAACAGTTGGTGATATTGAATCTTTACCTTTTTTAGAGGCAATAAGAGAATTTAAAAATGATGTCAATAGGAATGATGTTGCATACATCCACGTAACATTACTTCCTTACATCAAAACCTCTGGCGAAATAAAAACTAAACCAACACAACATTCAGTGAAAGAATTAAGATCAATTGGAATTCAGCCAGATTTACTTGTATGTCGCAGTGACAAATCAATCAATGAAGGTCTTAAAAAGAAGCTTAGTGGATTTTGTGGAGTTAATATAAACTCTGTAATTGAAGCATTAGACGCAGATAGTATTTATTCTGTTCCTCTTTCTTTAAAAAAAGAAGGTTTGTGCAAAGAAACTCTGAAGTATCTAGAACTTGAAGATAAAGAATGTGATTTGAAAAATTGGGAAAAACTAGTTCACAATCTAAGAAATCCTGGAACTCCTATAAAAGTTGCTCTAGTAGGTAAATATATTGAACTTGGAGATGCATATTTATCTGTTGTTGAAGCTTTAAGACATGCATGCATTGAACAAAAGGCTTTATTAGATTTACATTGGGTAAGCGCTGAAATGATAGAAAAAGATTCAGCAGAAACTTACTTGAATGAAGTGGATGCGATTGTCGTACCTGGGGGCTTTGGAAATAGGGGAGTTAATGGCAAAATTTCGGCTATAAAATTCGCAAGAGAGAATAAAATTCCATTTTTAGGCCTGTGCCTTGGTATGCAATGTGCAGTTATAGAATGGGCTAGAAATGTAGCGAATCTTCCAGATGCATCTAGTTCGGAACTAGACCCAAAAACTCCCAATCCAGTTATACATTTATTACCAGAACAGGAAGATGTAGTTGATTTAGGCGGGACAATGAGACTTGGAGTTTATCCATGTAGATTGACAAATAATACAATTGGGAAAAAATTGTATGATGAAGATGTTATTTATGAGAGACATCGACATAGATACGAATTTAATAATTACTACAAGCAAAGTTTTTTAAATTCTGGATACAAAATTAGTGGTACATCTCCAGATGGCAGACTAGTAGAGTTAATTGAGTTAGACAATCATCCTTATTTTTTGGCATGTCAATATCATCCTGAGTTTTTATCAAGACCTGGCAAACCTCATCCTTTATTTAAAGGCTTAATAAAATCCTCTCAAGAAAACTTAACTCAATCAAATTAATATTCCTTATTTGTTTGAATGAAAATGACAAATTTTTTACCCTTAGTCGAACAATTTCATTCATTACAAGGTGAAGGCTATCATGCTGGGAAAAGTGCTTTTTTTGTAAGATTAGCTGGTTGTGAAGTTGGGTGCTCATGGTGCGACACCAAGCATTCATGGGATGAGAATAAATACCCCTCAGTATCAATTGAAAAAATAATAGACCGAATAAAAATTGCCAGGGAGCAAGGGGCGTCCTTTTGCGTTATTACAGGTGGCGAACCATTACAACATAACTTGGATAAGTTTTGCAAAGCCATAAAGCAAATGAAGATGGGAAAAGAGCAAAACTCAATGAAAATTCATATTGAAACAAGTGGAGTAAATTCGATATCAGGAAGTTATGACTGGATTACTTTATCTCCTAAAAGACACTCACCTCCAAAAAATTATTTTTTAAAAAACTGTAATGAAATAAAAATAATCATAAATGAAAAAGAAGATATTGAATTTGCGATCCAAATAAAAAAAGAAATTTTAAAACAATATGAATTCTCAAAAATAGAAGATAGCTTAAAAAAAGAAGATAAAATTTTTTATTTACAACCAGCTTGGAACAATAAAGATGGGTTTTCTCTTGCTATTGATTTCGTAAAAAATAACCCCGATTGGAAATTGAGCCTTCAAACTCACAAATACTTGAAAATTAAATGAAATTATATGACTCTTAAAAATAAATCAATAGTAGTTTTGTTATCGGGAGGATTAGATTCCTCTACTGTGACTAGTATCGCAAAAAAATCCGAAGCTAAAATTTTTGGCCTTTCATTTGACTACGGTCAACGCCATAAAAAAGAATTACACTCTGCATCAACTATTGCAAAACACTTTGATATCCAAGAATTTAAAATCATTAAACTTGACTTATCTTTATGGGGAGGCTCTTCATTAACTGATACTAAGAAAAATATTCCTACAGAGGGAGTTCAAACTAATAAAATTCCTAATACTTATGTTCCTGGGAGAAATACTATATTCATTTCCGTCGCACTAAGTTACGCAGAAGCAATAGATGCTGATTTTATAGGCTTAGGAGTTAATGCACTTGATTATTCTGGTTATCCAGATTGCAGACCTGACTACATTAAAAAATTTCAAGAATTAGCAGATCTTGCCAACAAAAGAGGAAGAGAAAATAACCCAATAAAACTTTGGACGCCTTTATTAGATTTAAATAAAGAACAAATTATTCAATTAGCTATGGATAATCATGTCCCTTTAGATAAAACATGGAGTTGTTATTCAGGTGATGCAAAACCATGCGGAAAGTGTGATAGTTGCAGAATTAGGAATACCGCTTATAAAAAATGGCTCAATAATAAAAATAAAAAATGAAAATAAAAACAATACTTTTAAAAAGATGGGTAGATCCAGAACTAATTACGTACCATCTAACAAAAAAATTTGGAGATAAAGGATTAGCTTGGTTAGACAGTGATGGCAAAGAAAATGGTGAATGGTCAATAATAGGGATTAAACCAAAAAAAATAATCCAATCAAGAGATATAAATAACTTAGACAAAAATAATAATCCCTTTAACAATTTAAAAGATATTAATAAAGGATTTTGGATTGGATGGTTAAGTTATGAGGCTGGTGCATACATTGAACCCAAAAACCCTTGGCGACAATCTGCAATGGCAACTTTATGGATTGCATCATATGATCCAATCATTAAATGCAACCTAATAAAAAAAGAAATAATTATCGAAGGCACCAAATCAGATGAACTGATAAATTATCAAAATATAATTAATAATATAAATATTTTAGAAGAAAAGAATGTTATAAAAACAAATTTGAATTTCGATTTTTCAAAAATCAATTTGGAAAAAATGACTGAAAAATTTCAGGAAAATATTTTACACTTAAAAAAGTTAATCTCATTAGGAGATTTATTTCAAGCAAACCTAACTACTAAATGCGAAATTAAATCTTCCAAAAACCATAGTCCTCTTGATATTTATTTAAAAATAAGAAGGAAATTAAGAGCTCCCTTCGGAGGAATAATAGTAAATGATAATTATAAAGAGGCGGTATTATCTACCTCGCCAGAAAGATTTATAAAAATAGATAATAAAAATTTTGTAGAATCAAGACCTATCAAAGGAACTAGATCCAGGGATAAGGATTTAAATCAAGACGCACTTAATGCTATCGATTTAATAACGAACGAAAAAGATAGAGCCGAAAATATTATGATTGTTGACCTAATAAGAAATGATTTAAGTAAAGTTTGCGAAACAGGAAGCATTATGGTGCCAGAAATATTAAAACTTGAAAGTTTCTTAAAAGTTCATCATCTAACTTCAGTAATCAGAGGAAAATTAAAAAAAGACAAGAACTGGATTGATTTACTAAAAGCTTGTTGGCCTGGGGGCTCTATAACTGGAGCACCTAAATTAAGATCATGCCAAAGACTTTTTGAATTAGAAGAATATGACCGCGGACCATATTGTGGCT is a window encoding:
- a CDS encoding AIR synthase gives rise to the protein MSLVRTLDRPFINFLMTEIVNLSISQSAASELSRQSSFGGSPGEMSIDLVEDKNCSEGWMHIKLRPGTCNGSPISRTEGVTLYADVKKCNLLKDLKLDYYGDLSGGGFLISTPKNAKRCSCGSGFKLL
- a CDS encoding TVP38/TMEM64 family protein; protein product: MNIFLENIYNLSYFFNTGIGVFSFVCIYILIVLLILPASWLSLLSGFLYGSYLGSLIVFISASIGASVSFFVSKSFFAKKLKNLFSRYPKLSIIEKLVEKGGLKLIFLARLSPIFPFSILNYFYGLNNVKFRDFALGLLGIIPGTFFYCSIGGLAKSLQDLKNVQSPNNLYMTIIGIISTFLVVYFLAKYSREYFENS
- the speB gene encoding agmatinase; translated protein: MIKNLFDNENAIFMGAKRSPNDCVIGIFGVNYDGTCSFKPGARFGPEAIRQVSSCLETYCPKLNKDLEDIMYVDFGSILIDKNDSKSVIESVKLATNFLINKRLSPIMLGGEHSITTGAIEALVKKYPDLILVQLDAHADLRESYIGNQYSHACAMKRCLEVLPEKKILQVGIRSGTKEEFQIMHNNNQLVNFYPGGNAQELKKALLPYSKSPIYLTIDLDWFDPSLLAGTGTPEPGGFFWNDFEEILKTLKDFRIVASDIVELSPEIDKSGVSSIVAAKVLRSLILSLENMQ
- a CDS encoding valine--tRNA ligase; the protein is MTEMNDQLSLENYSPFEVEKKWQEKWESLKAFSPNPEDDGEPFCIVIPPPNVTGSLHMGHAFNTALIDVVVRFQRLLGKNVLCLPGTDHASIAVQTILEKQLKSEGKTSDDIGRDEFLKRAWNWKEQSGGRIVSQLKRIGYSVDWTRERFTLDQKLNEAVVEAFNILYKKNLIYSGEYLVNWCPESQSAVSDLEVEMQEVKGHLWHFKYPLISESGEQLDKYLEVATTRPETLLGDTALAVNPDDDRYKEFIGVKVKVPFVDRAIPIIADSHVDKDFGTGCVKVTPAHDPNDFAIGKRHNLKQINVMNKDGTLNSNAGKFEHLDRYEARKKIIKELDNLGLLTKIEDYKHTVPFSDRGKVPIEPLLSTQWFLKMDEISQGCLNEIDSKKPSFIPPRWEKVYKDWLENINDWCISRQLWWGHQIPVWYVLDESQDSIEQNTPYVVASNEEDALIKANKKFGLNIKLVRDKDVLDTWFSSGLWPFSTLGWPNTNDPDFKKWYPNSVLVTGFDIIFFWVARMTMMGNTFTNNIPFRDVYIHGLVRDENNKKMSKSSGNGIDPILLIEKYGSDALRFALIREVAGAGQDIRLDFDRKKDTSSTVEASRNFANKLWNATKFVLINKTSNNNYSLNESDEDSLELCDKWILSKLNQVNIKVAALLKEYKLGESAKLLYEFTWNDFCDWYVEFAKQRFNNKEIKNRQLSEKVLIKVLNDILVMIHPFMPHITEELWHALQLKPDQSLLSLQRWPTQENKFVDNKLDNSFQQLFEIIRLIRNLRAELGLKPSEKVPVYLISDNDELIDFLKILVDDIQTLTKSSEVFIFKTNAVDKKEFAKSFSGIISDLEVYLPFQDFVNIDALKERLTKDLKKVTIELENLNKRLSNKNFVDKAPKDIVDECRFKLNEGSVQMERITKKLELLN
- the mazG gene encoding nucleoside triphosphate pyrophosphohydrolase, with translation MCSNDRYNLKKNSNLETIESFKILISNIKSLKDKAWGCPWQKIQSHKSLIPFLHEESSEFIDAIYEKKADKICEELGDLLLQVMLHAEIGYENKEFELNDVIKNLNKKIINRHPYIFNKKEKVSLEKSQQIWENIKNSEKEAPHIESSISKNLKVKNLPPTVGTDKITNYVKEYGFKWESTDQIFEKLEEEINELKEAINSKNDSEIKNEFGDIYFTLLNLSNFLKINPESALQKTNKKFLERFSIIEHHAGDNIKKQTPKDFQRLWQIAKQKLKRKNS
- the speE gene encoding polyamine aminopropyltransferase, whose product is MTHISTWIDEYHKGSRFGLNGEILIKQNSKYQEIIVIENEYYGRALMLDGCWMTSLKDEKYYHECLVHPALSSIDEKSNVLIIGGGDGGTARECVKYPQISKIDLVEIDEEVIKISKKFLKEIGGEAWSDKRLKIHIDDGVQWVKKTRDNFYDVIFIDCSDPSELSNLLFSDSFYRECKRILTKNGILATQSESPESFKNIHISILKTLKKFFRVSETMYSFVPIYPSGIWSWTFASEEVLHLSKRNCNEALRIEKSCEIWNLNFQNAAFKMMPNKIVKELNS